The proteins below come from a single Melospiza georgiana isolate bMelGeo1 chromosome 4, bMelGeo1.pri, whole genome shotgun sequence genomic window:
- the HDHD5 gene encoding haloacid dehalogenase-like hydrolase domain-containing 5, whose translation MALRGSLRAGRALLRAPGPPARGLCGRVRARRPPAFGFLFDVDGVLVRGSQPVPAARRAFQRLTDGGGRLRVPVVFLTNAGNCMRSDKARELSRALGLQVPPEQVILSHSPLQLFSQFHQRCMLVGGQGPVVENAHNLGFKHVVTIEALRKAYPLLDMVDLSRRPKELPPPPPPGFPTIEGVILFGEPVRWETSLQLIADVLLSNGNPGAELQDVPYPHLPILACNMDLLWMAEAKMPRFGHGTFLLCLESIYKKVTGKELRYEALIGKPSPITYRYAQYLIQQQAEKQGWKAPIRHLYAVGDNPMSDVYGANLYNNYLKSAQQNQVQAGLKRSPQAASAQAEVSLELRNDSTSSVESCESILVCTGVFRPDGAAPRETGETVFHGHRDFSFDPSLVQPSHIVQDVDEAVQLAFKKENWS comes from the exons ATGGCGCTGCGCGGCTCGCTGCGGGCCGGCCGGGCGCTGCTGcgcgccccggggccgcccgccCGCGGGCTCTGCGGCCGGGTGCGTGCGCGGAGG CCGCCGGCCTTCGGGTTCCTGTTCGATGTGGACGGCGTGCTGGTGCGGGGCAGCCAGCCCGTGCCCGCCGCTCGCCGCGCCTTCCAGAGGCTGACGGACGGCGGCGGGCGGCTGCGGGTGCCCGTGGTGTTCCTGACCAACGCCGGGAACTGCATGCGCTCGGACAAGGCCCGAGAGCTGTCCCGggcgctggggctgcag GTGCCTCCGGAGCAGGTGatcctgtcccacagccccctgCAGCTCTTCAGCCAGTTCCACCAGAGGTGCATGCTGGTGGGCGGGCAGGGGCCCGTGGTGGAGAACGCCCACAA CCTGGGGTTCAAGCACGTGGTCACCATAGAGGCCCTGAGGAAGGCATATCCCCTGCTGGACATGGTGGACCTGAGCCGGAGGCCAAAAGAGCTG cctcctcctcccccccctGGCTTCCCCACTATAGAAG GGGTGATTCTGTTTGGTGAGCCAGTGAGGTGGGAGACGAGCCTGCAACTCATTGCTGATGTGCTGCTGAGCAATGGGAaccctggggcagagctgcaggatgtgcCATACCCTCATCTGCCTATCCTAGCCTGCAACATGGACCTCCTGTGGATGGCTGAAGCCAAGATGCCCAG GTTTGGCCATGGCACTTTCCTTCTCTGCCTGGAGAGCATCTACAAGAAGGTGACAGGCAAGGAGCTGAGGTATGAGGCCCTGATTGGCAAACCCAGCCCCATCACCTACCGCTATGCCCAGTACCTGatccagcagcaggcagagaagcagggctggaaggCTCCCATCCGACACCTCTATGCAGTTGG GGATAACCCCATGTCTGACGTCTATGGGGCAAACCTCTACAACAACTACCTCAAGTCAGCTCAGCAGAACCAGGtccaggctgggctgaagaGGAGCCCACAGGCAGCCAGTGCCCAGGCTGAGGTTTCCCTGGAGCTGAGGAATGACAGCACCAGCTCAGTGGAGAGCTGTGAGTCCATCCTGGTCTGCACCGGGGTGTTCCGCCCCGACGGCGCCGCTCCCAGGGAAACAGGGGAGACAGTGTTCCATGGACACCGGGACTTCAGCTTCGACCCCAGCCTGGTACAGCCATCCCACATCGTGCAGGATGTGGATGAGGCTGTGCAGctggcttttaaaaaagaaaactggagCTAG